The genomic segment gaagaagtttcttctcaaatttaaatggaacctcctgtgttccagtttgtacctaTTTGCCCCTTGTCGtttcattggttgtcaccgacaagagcctggctccctcctcatgacactcaccctttacatattgataaccattaatgaggtcacccctcagtctcctccaagctaaagagacccagctccctcagcctttacAAACAAGGGAGATTGTCCACTCCCATCATCTTCGCTGCTCcacactggactctctccagcatttccctgtccttcctgaactgaggggcccagaactggacacaacattCCAGATGCGCTCTCAAGGAACCCGCTCACAGAGCCACTTGTCGCCCCACACTGCGCGGCCACGCGTGTTTTTCccgcctcccccgccccgcgccaACTCCGCGccaagccccgcccaccgccCTCCCCATTGGTCCCGGTGGGGCGTGGCCACGCCCCTCCCCGTAACGTCAGCGCTGTCCGGCGGCGCCGCCGCGCCGGGAGGAGTCGCCGCCGCTCCGCTGCTCCGTCGGTaagggcggggcggggcgggggcggcgtgCCCACCCGAGAGCCCCACGCACCCACGCGTGGGTCCCTCCCGttgcccgcccgccccgcgcccgccgtacggcgggcgcggggcgggcgggcaaCGGGAGGGGCCCAACGTttgtccccccccacccccccacccccccccacgCCAAAACTCCcgtggggtgggaggggaatCCTCATGATGACAACCATCAACCACATCCCCTTGGCACCCTGTCAGCCCCACGGCCACGTTCCAGCCCTCCCCGCCCCAACCCTGACACCTTGTTCCCCACTCGTGTCGCAGGTGGGAGTGggtgacacccccccccccccccgcacccaaCTCCGCCCGCCCACCCTCCCCACGGGGCACCATGCCGCTGGGGCAGGATGGGCCCAGCTGGAAGAAGAGGACCGAGGACATTCAGCGCATCTATGACTTCCGAGAGGTCTTGGGCACGTGAGTCGCACGGGCAGGGGGACACCCGTGACAACCCACTCGCGGTGCAGATCCGGCCgctccccctcccacccccccgccACCTGACCCCGGCTTTGCCAAACCCGCTGCGTGGAACCGCACCAGCTCAAATATTGGCCCAAGGCGGGGACCAGCGCTGGGCTGGCAGACGAGGGACTGTGCCGCGGTGGGGTTTGCGGTGCTGCCTGCCACCTCCTGCCGGTGTCACCGGTCCCCTGTGCCACCAGCCCACCCAAGGGTGCCCACCGGTGGTCCCCCGGCTGGCAGAGGGGTGCCTGCCGGTGCCCCAAGCACCGTAAGGCTCTTAGGCTGGATTAGCGGGTTAATTACAGCAAGGCTTAGGGCGAGCGCATGCTGCCCACCACCTGCCCCACCTGGGCACCAGCGACAGCTCCTGCCTTGGCCTTTGGGTGGCCTCTGGGGCACCCACGGAGTCAGACAGGGTGGCCCCGCTAACCTTGGGTGTTGCCAAAACTCACACGGGGGGGCTCATCCTCACCTGGCTGTGCCCCGGCTGCCGACAGCACCGTGGGGTTATCCTGCCCCACAAGGGGATGGTGCAGCCATGCTGGGGTGCCGGGCACCCCCTCCTCGGCCACATCCGGCTGTCCCCACGGGCGGCTCCTGCTCGCTTTTCTCCTATAAATAGCTGGACTTTCTGCCCGTTGCCATGGCGATGACGGCACGGCGGCAGCAGCCCCGGCCAGCGGCACCCTCTGCCCCCCTCACCCCTCACCCTCCCCAGGGGGGCCTTCTCCGAGGTGGTCCTGGCGGAGGAGAAGACGACGCGGAAGCTGGTGGCCATCAAGTGCATCGCCAAGAAGGcgctggaggggaaggagacCAGCATCGAGAACGAGATCGCCGTGCTCCACAAGTAGGGACTGGCCTGGCGCGAGGGTGGGGGGTCCCATTCTGCACGCCCCACCCTGCACAAGCAACCGGCACGGCTCCCCGCTGCCAGCACCCATCACCGGGTGTTATCGGCAGCGCCCAAAATAGCCGGCAGCGCGTGATGCCCCGTGGGGCCGAGCCTGGCTGCTCCCTGTCCGGtgggggctggggtggggggcgcTGGGAACCCCCTCACCCCCCTGTGCCTCACCCCGCCACAGGATCAAGCACCCGAATATTGTGGCCTTGGATGACATCTACGAGAGCGGCACCCACCTCTACCTCATCATGCAGCTGTGAGTGACATCGAGGGTCCAGGGGGGCCCGAGGGGGTCCGGGGGGGCCATGCTGACTGGTACTGCCCGTCCCGGCAGGGTCTCGGGGGGGGAGCTCTTCGACCGCATCGTGGAGAAGGGCTTCTACACCGAGCGGGATGCCAGTGCCCTGATCCGGCAGATCCTCGACGCCGTCAAGTACCTGCACGACATGGGCATCGTCCACCGTGACCTGAAGGTGAGTGGTGGCCGGggacacacgcacacacacagtCCCTCATcgtgggggtgggaggggaccCCGGCGTCACccctccctgacccccccgtCCCCGCAGCCCGAGAACCTGCTCTATTACAGCCTGGACGAGGACTCCAAGATCATGATCAGCGACTTCGGGCTGTCCAAGATCGAGGGCTGCGGCAGCGTCATGTCCACGGCCTGCGGCACCCCCGGCTACGTGGGTGAGCACCTGCTGTGGGCTGCTGCCGCCCTgggtgcagggttggggtcCTCCCCTGGGGTTGGGGGTCCCTCCTCACCCCTGTtgtcccccccagctcctgagGTGCTGGCACAGAAGCCCTACAGCAAGGCAGTGGATTGCTGGTCCATTGGGGTCATCGCCTACATCCTGTACGTACCCCCCCGCCTACCCCCCTCCCCTCCGCAGGGGACCAGCCCCCTGGTGTCACCCGAGGTGAGCGTCCCCATCTCTGCCATCCCCCAGGCTCTGCGGTTACCCCCCTTTCTACGACGAGAACGACGCCAAGCTCTTTGAGCAGATCCTGCGGGCCGAGTACGAGTTTGACTCGCCCTACTGGGACGACATCTCGGACTCAGGTGAGCCGGGGCCACCAGGGCTTGGACACCGGTGCCGTGTCACGATAGCCGGGGCTGGGGCGGTGGGTGCAGGTGCTCACGGCTTCTCCACACCCCGTCCCAGCCAAGGACTTCATCCAGCACCTGATGGAGAAAGACCCCGGCAAGCGCTTCACTTGTGAGCAagccctgcagcatccctggtaAGGGGGGACCTGCCACCATTTGCACCCCCCCTCAGTTCAACCCACAGCAgccatggggcagggggggcccCACTGACCCCCTTCTCACCTCAGGAttgctggggacacagccctggacAAGAACATCCACCAGTCTGTGAGTGAGCAGATCAAGAAAAactttgcaaagagcaagtggaaGGTGAGCGTAGGGTGCCGGGAGGATACAGGGGTGTcaggggggtgcaggggatgtTGGGGGGTGTGCAGGGGGTGTCGGGGGGGCGCAGGGGGCACCCTGTGCCGAGTGACAAACGCTCTGGGTTCGGCAGCAAGCCTTCAACGCCACGGCGGTGGTGAGACACATGCggaagctgcagctgggaaCCAGCCAGGAGGGCCCCGGGCAGACGACTCCCACCAGCCCCGGCGAgcggctgggagggggcaccaGCAACGGTGAGTTCTGACCCCCCAGTCCtcatcctgcacccccagcgctgccgcCAGGCTCTCACCCTTCTGCTCCCCGCAGGGTCAGACTGTGGGCAcctgcccaggagcagagctcagcgACTTGCCCCAGACTGAGCACAGCCCCACACGGCCACAgcctgggggggccgggggtcccAGCCCTCCTGTGGGCACAGCGTGGGGTGGgggccctgctgtgctggagccaGGGGGGCCGGTTTGGGGGCACCCTGCCCTGCTCGCCCTGGGTgtgtggggctgcccccgccgcAGGCTCGCAGCTGAGCTCTGCAtcggggcaggggcagcccccAGGACTCCCCCAGCTCGGGGCGGTGTCCCGAGCCCCCTCCCACacccctccctccaccccacacctgccccagcactgcccacccccctccccagcatgtTCAAGGAGAATTTTCCAAATGGATGTTTCTATTTTATTGCTTGTAATAAAGACAACAGGCCAACACCGCTCGGCTCTGCCCTGCCGTGGGTGGGGGGGACAGCCCTGACCCTCCTCATCCCTAATGCCCAGGGTAGCAGCTCCCCCTAGGCACACAGCGGGCAGGGACCCCCGCACATCCCAGGCTGGGAACGGTTCCAGTGATTCCCCCCAGCCACTGACCCAGGGGTTCTGTCCCTCTTGGGGTGTACCTAGGGGGGCCCGTCCCCGCGGCTGTCCCGGCCTCGGCCTCCCCTGGCGCGACCCCGGCTGCCCGGCTCCTGGCCCTTGCGGAGGTCGGCGCAGAACAGGACCTGGCGTAGGGAGAGGCAGCGGGTGGGCATGGCTGGGGGCACAGGCTGAGCCCCGGGATGCCCAGGAGGGGGTACTCACCGCCTGCGCCCAGCCAGCACGGGGGCCCCACAGCCCGCGGAAGAAATCGCCTGCAGAGAGAGGGTCAGCACGAGGGGCATCGTCCCCATCCTGGGGGGTCCCACATCAGGGCCCGGCCCTCACCAATCTCCTGGTGGGCGCGGAGGGTCAGGCTCCTGCCGCCCAGCACTGCGCCGTAGCGCTGCTGCGCGATGCGCCAGACATGGGTGTCCACCGGCACGGCCTCCGCCTTGTCCAGCGCCATCAGGCACACGCAGTCGGCGACCTGCGGCCGGGCAGCGCCGTCAGCCCCCGCCACCGTCCGTGCTCCTCATGcccc from the Caloenas nicobarica isolate bCalNic1 chromosome 11, bCalNic1.hap1, whole genome shotgun sequence genome contains:
- the CAMK1 gene encoding calcium/calmodulin-dependent protein kinase type 1, with protein sequence MPLGQDGPSWKKRTEDIQRIYDFREVLGTGAFSEVVLAEEKTTRKLVAIKCIAKKALEGKETSIENEIAVLHKIKHPNIVALDDIYESGTHLYLIMQLVSGGELFDRIVEKGFYTERDASALIRQILDAVKYLHDMGIVHRDLKPENLLYYSLDEDSKIMISDFGLSKIEGCGSVMSTACGTPGYVAPEVLAQKPYSKAVDCWSIGVIAYILLCGYPPFYDENDAKLFEQILRAEYEFDSPYWDDISDSAKDFIQHLMEKDPGKRFTCEQALQHPWIAGDTALDKNIHQSVSEQIKKNFAKSKWKQAFNATAVVRHMRKLQLGTSQEGPGQTTPTSPGERLGGGTSNGSDCGHLPRSRAQRLAPD